One Microcaecilia unicolor chromosome 4, aMicUni1.1, whole genome shotgun sequence genomic region harbors:
- the OLIG1 gene encoding oligodendrocyte transcription factor 1, with translation MLRMGHEELQLGSSRSELTVAGSYSRVSSEKEQLGAAKDVSGPGGEQHLLRSKINNRERRRMQDLNMAMDALREVILPYSAAHCHSSPGRKLSKIATLLLARNYIVLLGSSLQELRRLLGELSGPAAPRLLLPLFAAPGSVFLGAPEPLRCNKYLSVALEEPGRPQYQLPQTGGTLCGCAVCRLPAFLPLAPLSK, from the coding sequence ATGCTGAGAATGGGACATGAAGAACTGCAGCTGGGATCCAGCCGATCGGAACTCACTGTCGCTGGCAGCTATAGCCGGGTATCTTCAGAGAAGGAGCAACTCGGAGCTGCCAAGGACGTCAGTGGACCAGGGGGGGAGCAGCACCTGCTGCGGAGCAAGATCAACAACCGGGAACGGAGGAGGATGCAGGATCTAAACATGGCCATGGATGCCCTGCGGGAGGTGATCCTGCCGTATTCAGCTGCCCATTGCCACAGCTCACCCGGCAGGAAGCTCTCTAAGATTGCTACACTGCTTCTGGCTCGCAATTATATTGTGCTGCTGGGCAGCTCATTGCAGGAACTGCGACGACTCCTAGGTGAGCTCAGTGGCCCTGCTGCCCCACGTCTGCTGCTGCCCCTTTTTGCTGCTCCGGGATCTGTATTTCTCGGGGCCCCGGAGCCTCTTCGTTGCAACAAGTACTTGTCCGTGGCCCTGGAAGAGCCGGGCCGCCCGCAGTACCAACTGCCACAGACAGGGGGCACACTCTGCGGCTGTGCAGTCTGCAGACTGCCTGCTTTTCTACCCCTGGCACCACTGTCCAAGTAA